In a single window of the Heliangelus exortis chromosome 1, bHelExo1.hap1, whole genome shotgun sequence genome:
- the BTG1 gene encoding protein BTG1 — protein MHPALYTRANMIREIAAAVGFISKFLRTKGLMNERQLQTFSQSLQELLAEHYKHHWFPEKPCKGSGYRCIRINHKMDPLIGQAAQRIGLSSQELFQLLPSELTLWVDPYEVSYRIGEDGSICVLYEAAPAGGSQNNTNMQMVDSRISCKEELLLGRTSPSKSYNMMTVSG, from the exons aTGCATCCCGCCCTGTACACCCGGGCCAACATGATACGCGAGATCGCCGCGGCCGTGGGCTTCATCTCCAAGTTCCTGCGGACCAAGGGGCTGATGAACGAGAGGCAGCTGCAGACCTTCAGCCAgagcctgcaggagctgctggcag AACATTATAAACACCACTGGTTCCCAGAAAAGCCATGCAAGGGATCAGGTTACCGATGTATCCGGATCAACCATAAAATGGATCCTCTCATTGGACAGGCAGCGCAGCGGATTGGATTGAGCAGTCAGGAACTGTTCCAGCTTCTTCCAAGCGAACTCACTCTATGGGTTGACCCATATGAAGTGTCCTATCGTATTGGAGAGGATGGCTCCATCTGTGTGCTGTATGAAGCTGCACCAGCAGGAGGTAGCCAAAATAACACCAACATGCAAATGGTAGACAGCAGAATAAGCTGTAAGGAGGAACTTCTCTTGGGCAGAACTAGCCCTTCCAAAAGCTACAATATGATGACTGTATCAGGTTAA